TTATTCCATTCTAGCGCTCCCAGTTTCTGTAGTCTGCACAATTACAGTGAAGAATCAGTATGTAACAGTTCCTTTGTCTGATTCCATTTTTTCCTTAATTTTTTTCAAACAAGAGTGACATCAGAATTTGCAAGGTCACATGGGAACATTCACCCCTTTAAAGTAATAAAGTAACAAATATTTCAATAATAAATCACAACCATCATAAAAAGGTATCTCGTTATCTGCAATACACAGAAAAAGTTTATCCAATTAGTCTCTCCGTGAAGACAACATTCTTAAGAGGGAACTAGTGCATTTTTCATCAAAGGTTAGTGTAAACTTTCTGCTGAAGCACTTCTACATATGTCCTGATTTTGTAAGTTTTAGTTATCGGATGAAAAAACTTCTCATCCATATTTTTATCCATCTAACAGTTGGTTTGCTGTCCAATATGCACCCCCCCCCCCAATGGAAATGAACAAAAAGGCAGAAGGAGAGGGAGAGAGAATGATTCGCAGTTTAGTAGCAAATGAACAAACTTTGGAATCTACCGATTTGGTCTGATGGTCGGAAGAACTATCCACTGCTCAAATCAACCTCAAAGTTTGAAGTGGTGATTCCAAATCTGGAAAAATGGAAAACAGCCTCCCGAATCTGTTTACCAACCTGACAGTTCACTAGTATCTATCACAATTAACCTTTTTTCCCCTCTTTCTTTATAATAAATTTATGTTGATGTCTCATTATGTACAAAAAGTTACAGAAAACACAGCACTTAGTGTGGTACTATCATAGTCATTGCCATCAACAGAATTGAGCTTTTGACAATGTCCATTACCTCCCGCAAATAGATCTTCATGTAAGGTTGGTTTCATTAATTCGAAAAACTTCAACAAATACAGTAATAATAAAGACACAATTTAAAACCTTGTAATAAAATTAGATTGAAGAAAAGGAGCATAAACTCGCAGAACAAAATTCTTAGTTAGACAAAAAAGACACAACAAAGGAACTGAATCACAAATCAGGCACAAATTAACCAAAAAAGTTAATGCTTTTACTGCCAAAAGTTTCCTTTTTGGAATTAATTTGATCTacttaaaaactgaaaaaaagccAAAAACTTTTTATAAAAGCCTGAACAATTTTACCCAAATAAATAGTATGTAAAAGCCAACCCCTTTAACTAGATCAAAGAAACAGTCTTTTTCAAGAACCACATATTAACAGAAATCAAGAATGCATCTCACTAAGCTAAAGCTATAtcaaattggaaaaaaaaaacttCAAACTAGTCTATAAATCAAAATTTTAAACAACAAAATTAGCTTAACTAAAAAAAGGGGGAAAGAGAAAGGGAAAATTACGTGTTAGAAGAGGGTCCAAAAAGAGGATTTTCCTGAAGGGGTTGAAAAGAAAGCCTCCCAAGGAACCTTGCAACACACTTTCTGCCTCTGCTGTTAAAACTGTCACTAATATTATTTGGACAATTGTTAACTAACATGATTACAATAAACATGGCTACATTTGCAACCACAATCATTGGAACCAACCAAGATGTCCACTGTGATTCAGAATTCTCCACATAATAAGCTGATGTTGGTTGAGGATATGATGTCCCATTTCTTGATTTTGTTCCTCCTCCTCTCTCTAGATCTCTGTTATTCATCATTCTTGATTTCTTCTTTTTTCCTCACTCTGTATTGTAAAAAAATTGAGCAAATTCAAGAATTTATTGGATGTGTATATATAAttgaatgtgtgtgtgtgtaaggGAAGAAGTAGCTTGGAAGCAGAGATGAAGAAGCCTTAAAACTGAATTTCAAGAATTGGGGAAGAATATAAGTAAAAAGGGAGGATTTTTAACTGCTGGGAAGTATCTTTCAGACGGGAAGACGCGGTGAGCACATTTTTTTTAAAGGATTTGTTTGCTTTTTGCTTCTCTGGGTTATGTAAGTTTGGTAGGAGTAGGACATAGGAAATGTGGATATACCCCAAAAAAGGTTAATATATATTCCACTTCTTTTTCATTTATAGATGACCAACAAATATGTGTTACGATATGAATTTATTCATACTTAATAagaagttttaaatttttttttataagtcCTGGACTCAAGTCATTTGAGATATCATATCGATTAAAAGTATTAATCTAAATAGCCTCTCATTCAATAGATGACTGATGTATATAAAATTCATGTGTAGTATATGTACAAtcgtatataatttatgtatattggCTAAAATATAAACAATCAATTGGACTGTTATTTAGCTAACGATCCCAAAACAAACAAAAGAGGTAGTTTTTAAGTGTGAAAAACATTAAATTTCTATAGTTTACCTTTTTAAAAGATTAAATTAGGTCACCATACAACATTTCGTCATCCAATATTTTGTTTCAAATTTATGAATTGCAATCCTCATAATCCCCCTTTTAGGTGAAATTCTGAAATTTTAGGGGTGAATAATGAAAAGATGTTTATAGAACTTTGCTCTCTAGAAGATATAAGAACGAATGAGTGATCAGAATAAAAACAATGCGACTTTATAAAGATTGCTCTTTATTTGCTAAAAACACGACATGATAATGAATCTTAAGATTCTGGTGATAACTTGGTTTTCCAACTTTCACATTTCAAAAATGGTCTTATGCTGCATTTAGTGGAAATCCCTTTCTCTTATCTCTTCTTGACATTTTACTTTATAAATACAAACACAACCACATGTTTTATGTTTGTATAAATGTGAAAAAGCTAAATAAGAGTACATATTCGGACAATTTGAAGGCTTTGACAGCTAAGTTCTACCTAAGATAGTTGAGTATTTGCTTTCACCACATATGTCATGTCATAGAATATTTTGCTTTTGAATATGAACATGTTTATATTCAAGTTATATCactaatttatttattatagCTTCATAGGTAATTTTGCCGGctaatctttgttctttttcttttcctttgatGTTTTCGTCCAGTAACACAAGGGATAAGTACAGTTGTTGTACATAACATACAAGATAGAATACTGTTTTAGTGGATgatacaaaatatataaattGTGATGAAGATATTTCTTAAGAATGTCTTCTTCACCATTAAAGGAAAGGATCGGCACGATAGAATAAGGAGGACGTTTTCAAAAATTAAGAAAGTTTTTTAAAGAAGTGTGAACATGACtatttaatctatatatatatatatatatatatatatatatatatatatatatattgaataatCTAAATTACATATTGTATTAAATTTATACTCATCACTTTACATTTACTAACTACAATTATAAATTCACTCGTGCTATGTTATTAAGTCTCGTCAACTTCCCGTTTCACCTCACTCTAGTTATAATAATAAATGACCAATAATTTTAGTTCCTAATATCAGGGACGGATCTAGAGTTCCACAATTAAGGGAACTCagtaatttttgttgactatgtTTATATATTATGAAGTgcattaaatatctataaatattttaccatgagCTTAGTTATTATCGTAAATTTACTTGAAGtcgatgaaggaaaccataagATTTAAATCTTAGAACAGCCATTTGTCTAATATCCTCTAATACTGAAACAAACATATCAAGATGAGCAATACATTTTTCTTGTAGCGTCTTCCTTTTCCGAAAGGGGAAAAAGGATATAACTATTGTTGGTTGATGGTTGAACTAACTAGTATTTAACACAATTCTCTCACTAAAAAGGAAAGGAGGGGGGGGAGAGAAAAAACTAGAAGAGAACAGGAAGATACAAGAAGAAAACATGTTAAGTTTCTTTCATTAAGTACACTCTAATCTCTGTTTTTTGGTTTCTCATTAGATGTTTGATATTTGCATTGAGTTTGACTAAATCCGGATTCGCGCCGGAAAATTTCAATCCCTAACAAAGACGACTTGATATTTAGGGCTCAAAGCCGAAACCGCTGATTAAGGATGACGGATTACTTACCACTCCACCACAACTCTTATTGGTACACTCTAATCTCTTCTACCTTCTCTTTACCTATATTATATTATTCACGACTCAATCACTCCAAGAAGTTTAAAGTAAGAAAATGAGTACATAAAAGATCACCGGTTAAAAGTTTAGGTAGAAAGCAGACAGATTTAGCTATAGCTTTGTTCTGAAGTCTCATTATTGCAATTTCTTTGAACATTCTCCTTCAGCATCTTTCTTGTTCGAATATGTCACAAGGTCATGGAATAATATTATTCTTCAACTTTTTCAATCattaattataattattttcacCTTTTAATACATCCTTTATGAAATGATATTAATACGTATTAATACTTTTTTCTTAAAAGTGCATTTTTGTACCAGCAATTCGGTATGCCCTACCGAGTTTATTAGTATATGTATTTCCTTGTTAAAGTTTTCACTTTTATCTTGGATTGCGTTTTCTATCACTTAGCTAAAATGAAAGTCAGATTGCAGTAGAAAAACCCAACGTCGAAAGTTGGTACCATCGAGTCAGGATTTGAAGCTTATGggttcggaattctagtttttttaagttattgggttctaaaataataatttgtacatatttcaTGAATTTCACAAGATAAATACAAAATATGCACAAAAGTTATTGGGTTCAGTCGAACCCGTAACATAGGCTAGCTCCGTCCCGGGTATGATACCACTTTTACATTATTATTACTTCAAATTTTCataaataaactaaaataaaaacaacGGTCTCACCCGATCTCTAATTTGATATGATTTCATATCAATCACCAATTACCTAttcgtattatattttaattgaaatgtcacaAATTCAAAGGGTGCGAATTAGGTGATCAAGAACGGGTAACAGCTTGAATTTTTTAgcaataaattttaattatttaaataaaaagcAAACCAGGGTCAAGTAAATAATAGTTTTGATATCTATTCTCAGTCAACGAGAAAAAAATGTAACAATGTACGGAAAATGAAGCCTAACCATTGACTATTAACCATTAAGTTTAAgaatatatttcttttaaacaCGTTATGAAAGGCAACTCTTCTAAAAGCAATTATTGATAAGTTACCTCCACGGGGAGCGCACACACCAGACAAGGAGCACACCCGCCAATTTATTGGGCTGCTATTTAAGAATTAGTATGTGCGTCCCGAACATTAGTTCAATTTTTTAGGACAAAAATGTATTGTATTATcctgaaattaaaatttttaatttaaaatttcaggacaaaataagtactGGTTAATCTCTAATAGCATCACTGAAAATAGCTATATATGCACTTGCCCCAAAAAATTTACTATGTTTGCTCAAATCAGATGTTTACATTGAACTGTTCAATTTATTATGAGTAAATGATAGATTGAGACAAGAATATATACTATTTAACCATTATAAAGAATAAAAGTGTATATGAAAACACATGATGCCTTTATTAATTTGACTAAACACGGAATGCGGATAAGTTTTTTCATTTATAACTACCGGATTTACTGCAAAGGACTCTGGACGAGGATCTTGAAGCTACTATTTTTACTTAATCCACCTTTTAACAAGCATTGAACGATCCTTTTCTAGCATGTTCATTCCTAGAGTTAAAAAGGTTGCCTTTACATTAGAAGAATTAAATGCATAATAGTTCAGCAATCATTTTCCacatagtaacaacaacaataagtcaATGACTTTGCAATTAGACAGGCCAACGCTTGGCATATAAGCTAAGGTGTTTTTAAGGAAAGCTAGGACTTGGGGAGATTAAAAGGAAAATCACCAAGGACTAATCTCTCTGTTGTCCATGTACTTCAAATGCCTGTCCAATTATGCAGCCTTAGCCGTTTTTCGAACCAATGATAGTTTAGCCAGCAGACCACACATCTGGAGATACGAACCAACCCCATCGCAGATCCTCATGTGGGCAAAACCAGTTTCCTGTTATACCAgcagaaaaagaaataaatgatGCTAAACCAAAGATAGCTTATAaacatgaaaattttcagaactagaacAGGCAAACCTTCATGAACTCCAGTTTGACATATTCTGCCATGTCATAGTTCTTTATAATTCGGAAGAGGGTTGTGATAATATCGGTGGGAGAATAGCCAAGGTCATATAGAGCCTTTAGACCCGCGCAAGCATCATCGAATTTCCCTTCAAGGACATTCCGCACCATATTTTTCACGTGCAACGGATGGGGCTGGTCACAAACCTAGCATTCAGCAAAAGAGAGTGGAATCATCAAGGGGGTCTGTCAAAAGATGAATAATTATATGAAAGAGATATGTGAGCCTTGTAACCTTGAAAACATTCTCCTGGTTGACAAAACCAAATCCACTGTGTGTTGCTTGTAAGTTATTTAAGGCCTGTCTCATATCTCCATCAGCAGTAAATATAATAGCTTCAAGACCTTCGGGTACATAAGGAACCTGCAACAGATTAAGGGAATAATAACATGCTACCTGACTCATTAGGCAGACAAAAGTTGTCGATTTAACACAAGGATAAAAAGAAACTATTTCGAAGAAGCATGAGGAACACTAGAAGAAAATAGCATGTGCGTCAAGGAATAAGATTGCTAGTACTTTTTCCGCTGCAACCACGGCCATAAGGCGTCCAAGGATCTCTTGGTCAGATAATCTTGCAAATCGGACCAGGGCACATCTACTTTGAATAGGCTCGATAATCTTAGAAGAAGTGTTGCAGGCAAGAGCAAAGCGAGTGGAGTTCGAGTATATTTCCATTGTCCTCCTCAGTGCTTGCTGAGCTCCAGACGTCATGCTAAAAGATCATTGAACACAGCAATAAGATTCCCATACCCAAAAATGAAACGTAAAATTATTGAGCTACTGCAGAAAATGCAGGTCAACACCACAGAGACAGATTGTCTACTACCCCTGAGAATCCATCAAATTGATAGAGATGGTGCAAACGAGATAGAAAAGTAAACAGTTTTTTTCATATGACTTCAAGCCCCCGAGCACAAGATCaaaggcggatccaggattttaactttatgggttcaacttttaagatacttagcattgaacccattatatttttaaaattatggttCATATTTGCTATTTGTTGTAATTTTAGTGAACATTCCCGCATATATTTTTACTTCATGTCGAAGATACTAGTTTCAGACGAACCCGGTATTGCTATGCTGCGTCCGCCCCTGCACAAAATGATGTCTCAAATTTATAGGATAACATTTCTAACCTGTCAGCCTCATCCAAAACAATTACTTTGTGCCGCCCAGGGGGTAGGGTAACTTTCTTCTGAGCAAACATCTTGATTTTGTTTCTAACAACATCGATGCCTCTGCACAAGAAACATTAACACTTCTAAGAATTTTATAGAAGCAAGAAAGAATCATGTGaaacaaataatttttatatCAAATCAAGCGCTCAATATACCTATCATCTGATGCATTTAGCTCCAAAACGGCCTCCTTATAGTTTGGTCCCAAAAGCTCATGAGCAAGAGCCAAAATACTAGTGGTTTTGCCAGTACCAGGAGGACCCTGCAGAAAGTTTTATATAGATTTAAATATCCAGCATAAGAAACTATGCATAACGTTTTTTCGCAAACTGCTTTTGCCAATTCAATGTGACACCAAAAGGACAAACACTTTGGAGTCTGGAAGTCTATTAGATTTGCATTTGAGTAAAAATGGTCAACTTCCAGGAAAACTAGAATAACTAGTTTGTTCTTACACATTCTCATCAATTAACACATTGAAACTCAATATTACTCAAGGATACAATTCAGGATTCATCACAGCAAGATTGTATTTGAAACCAAAAGTCTATTCTCCCACGAAATAGAGCATGCACAAGAGGTAAAGGAATCCGTATCCAACATCTGGTATAAGCTCACAAAAAAGTGCATAAGTTCTTTGCAAATAATATGTCCATGCAACTATGAAAGTCCAAGTACTATTGAGCAAGGACCATTAAGATTTTCATAAGAAAAGGAATAAGGAATGCTTCATATTCAGGAGTTATTGACCACAAGAGAATAAAACTGAGGTCGCAGTAGCAGAACTACTATAATCCAGCAAAAGTCAGACACATTGTATGGATTAAACTCCATTTGTGACCAGATTTACATTGTAATGACTTTTTTGTTTGCAGTAAGAGCAAAGATCTCAGGAATCTGCTTCTTAGAGGGGTGTGCACAAACCAAGAGTCATGCCAAATTTTAATCTTTCCCCAATTTACCACTTTTATTTGTACTATTTTTGAGAAATCAGGCCAATGATTCCTTATGCACTTGCAGATTCCTACACCAAACGTGGAACTTACTGATTGTGCACCAGAAAGCCAGCTCCCTATACTTTGCTTGTACCGACTTTCTCCAACGCTACTGTTCTTCTTTGAATATCTCCATAACCATTCCATTATTAGAATTTGACTATGGAGCTTCAGATTTACATAATTATTAGCTCTCGAACCCATAAAATAAAGTTTCTTAACATCCGCAGTGGAGCAAGAAATTAGACCTTTTCTTCTTTTTACATAAATGTTGATATTTTAATAGCATCTGACATAGTTCAAGCTTGTGAACAATGGACGAACCAGAAATTTATACAAGGGGATCCAAAAAAATTCTAGGATGTCATAGTTGGAATTTGAACCTAAGACCTAAAGCAATTTTGAACCCCCTTTACTACTatacttaatttttttttcataagAGCTCACATATAGCCAAAAAAAATCGTTTTCACTCTATTTACATTGTGTACGGGTTCGGTCCCCTTCACTCTACCTAGTTCCGCCCATGCTTGTGAATAACCATTAAAGTAATTTTTAGACGTATGTTCTCTTTTACCTTTTGACAACACAAATCAAGAACCATAATAGAAGGGGTTAATCACAGTACTACTCTCTGCAGTAAAACTCAACCTAACAATACAGTTTCTTAATAACCAATTAACCATACATGGCGCAAAGGGTTAGTTCTTTTTCTTCACTTTGCATAAATTTAGATGTAGTAATAGCATCAAACAGTTCAAGAATCAAGCTTGTGAGAAGTACTTATTACTTTTTCTCCATTTTCTTTTTTCACCTTCCAAACACTAAACCTCAAATCCATTAAATAAAGTTTCTCATTATCCATAAATGGAGCAAAAGTTAGTCTCATTATCAATGTCTTTCATTTTCTGTTTTTGGCAACAAAATTAAGAGCCATTATAAAACGGGTCTATGGAAATGCTGTATCTGGACTGAACCTCAACCCAATAGAGtaaaatttctcaatttttcaTAAATCAAGCAAAAAAAAATCAGTAGCAAAATCGAGAAGCAGCATCAAAATTGGTCCTTTTTGTTTAACACAATGAATTATCAATGCTTTTcgtttgtcatttttgacaacCAAATCAAGAAACATTACAAAACGGGTCTATGTCAATGCTATATCTGCACTAAACCTCAACTCCATAATAAAGTAAAATTTCTTAATTGgataaaaaaaagaagagagtAGTAGCAAAATCAGGAAGAAAAATGAAAATGTCTCTCTTTGCTTACGGCTAAGATAAGATTGGGCATGTTGCCATCACGAGCAATAACTTGGAGTCTGGCGACAGCATCTTCGTTTCCTACGATGTCCGATACCTTTGTGGGTCGAAACTTCTCTACCCATGGGATTTCTGGGCCTGATGGTGTCGTCGTAGAAGAAGAAGCCATTTTTGAACTTCGATTTGTGGCTTCGAAGATTCAAAGCTCGAAGAGAATGAAACCCTTCTTCCTAAAGCCTTCTTTTGCTCTACTTGAAATTGGAGGGAAATATATGCTGATAGAGGCGCACACATAATTGCGTAAAAATAATACGGTCTAGCCACTCTagtaattcaaaaataaaaacagtttgcaaagttattaaaaaatagccattattttgctgcaataCGGATTGGTCCGgcataatatactgaagattGGTGTATATGTATATgaaattccagcatattatgctgcaactccaacacgcgaaaagttccagcataatatattggagattggagcacgtgtgtatgaactttcagcatgTTATGTTGCAcaggtatattatactggaacttcaGTATATGTTTTACagaaaaagtggctaaatttcgattacttttggaactgtggttatttttcaattaccacttgtaaatttggctatttttcaatttatcGTATTATAAGTCCAATTCAATAATTGTCATTATAATAgcgtgtttggccaagttttttccTTGGCCAAAAGTGCCTCTCTCTTTTTTTAAAAAGTTAAGttatttggccaaactttttgaaggaaaaaaaaaattagtagAGAGCAGAAACAATTTTTgataaatagaaaaaaatagcttctcccTAGAAGCACTTTTTTGCAAAACACTTTttagaaaaatatacttagaagcactttttaaaaacttggccaaacactaattgttgctcaaaaatattttccaaattaattaaccaaacacAAACCGCTTCtcatcaaaagtactttttttgaaaaacacttttgaaaaaaaatacttctcaaaataagaagATTTTAGATGATCACATTCTGTAATTGCGACTTATAAGTAGCATTACAATTTATAAGTCGCATTCGTGAATCGTGATTTAATGAACAACCATTTATAAATCGTACTAACTGACTGCGATTAGAAGTCGTAGTCAGAAATTGATTGTAGATGGCAATTGGTATATGGCGGGGCAGGGCAAACCTTACATGGGACCGGACAGGGGAAGATTTTAATGGGTCAGAGCACGGCGGGGCAGGGCACAAAatgttatttttgaaaatttttaataAAGCAGGGCGGGCAGGGCAAACCATGGAGTATAGACTATCTGGCTGATTTTAGTATTTGAACTATGCAATGAGACATGCTGCCCAATTCGATTATCTACAAATGTCTGCATTTTAAAACGAATGTGTTGTGAATGAAAATAGAGATGACGTGGAAGACACGCAAGCAGAGCACATGGGAATGCCACGCAAGACTTCTAGAACGATCATTCCGCCTAAACGACTTGGGGATTACGTCTGGAAAGGGGAAAATGCACGTGACAAGGGGTAAAATTGGTTGGGCAGCAGTATAAGCCACCATGAAGTCGGCATTGCGAAGGAGGGAATTAGTTGTTATGAATGATTATATTTCTCTTCCCAGTTCTTCTGTATTCCTCATCTCATTCTGCTTCCTTTATCATTAGTTACTGTTAGTTCCAGTATTTCATTGTAATTTCTGCATTTGAGATTTTGCCGGCTTTATCTTTGTAATCGAGTTCGAGTTTAATCAATCAACAATGGTGGTACTAGTTTCTGCTCCTTTAAGTTGCACCCTTATGCTCTTTTAAATTTGTAAGATTGGTGCTTCATCCAGAGGTCCAAAATGGATGACCAAAAACTAAAGTCTCTCGTAGAAGAATCAATTCAGGGAGTGAAGGATTCAATCCTTCTGATATCCGTTCATTGTTACTGAAAGTGGTGGGAAATCAACATCGAGACCCAACGATGGATGTCACTCGCCATCGCCATGGGAGAGACCCACCCGATGACCAACCTCCAGCAGCATCGATTCTTCGCCACAGAGGTCCGGTGGAGATAGGGCGATTTTGTGGCTAAAATCCAGAGGCCTGGATTTTTCAAGCAGATCATTAC
The DNA window shown above is from Nicotiana tomentosiformis chromosome 8, ASM39032v3, whole genome shotgun sequence and carries:
- the LOC104113043 gene encoding replication factor C subunit 2 codes for the protein MASSSTTTPSGPEIPWVEKFRPTKVSDIVGNEDAVARLQVIARDGNMPNLILAGPPGTGKTTSILALAHELLGPNYKEAVLELNASDDRGIDVVRNKIKMFAQKKVTLPPGRHKVIVLDEADSMTSGAQQALRRTMEIYSNSTRFALACNTSSKIIEPIQSRCALVRFARLSDQEILGRLMAVVAAEKVPYVPEGLEAIIFTADGDMRQALNNLQATHSGFGFVNQENVFKVCDQPHPLHVKNMVRNVLEGKFDDACAGLKALYDLGYSPTDIITTLFRIIKNYDMAEYVKLEFMKETGFAHMRICDGVGSYLQMCGLLAKLSLVRKTAKAA